CAGGTCTCGGACTGTCCGCATTTTTATCAGGTCTTGTTATTTTACCGGGGGCTGTTGTTAATGCGTTTATGTCGACATATACAGGGAAAATTTATGATAAATACGGTGTTCGCGTGCTTGTGATTCCAGGTTTTATTTTATTAATCATTATGACAATATTGCATATTTTCTTAACGGCAGAAACGCCATTTTGGTATGTTGTCATGATTTATGCGATTCGCATGTTCTCTGTGGCGCTATTAATGATGCCGTTAAATACGGCAGGGTTAAATGCGTTAGATAATAAAGACGTGTCACATGGCAATGCGATTATGAATTCACTGCGTATTATTGCCGGAGCGATGGGAACTGCAATGAGCATTACCGTTCTTTCTATCGTGTCAAGAAACTTTATAGACGCACACGGCCATTCAGCAAAAATGTTGCGTGAAGCTACGATTAGCGGTGTCGATGCCGCATTTATTTTTACAACAGTATTAATTGTTATTGGATTTGTTTTATCACTCTTTATCCGTGAAACAAAACAAAGCCCGTTATCACAATCATAAGACTAATTTTGAAAGGATGAACGTTATGGGTGTTTTTACAAATGAAGAAAAGGTTCAAATTTTAAAAGATGTTGTAGGTTTTAAAACGGTTAATGATAATGAATTAGATGTATGTCACTATTTTAAAGACTTATTTCAAAAACACGGTATTGCAGCGCGTATTGATATGGTTGCAGGGCGACGCGCAAATCTTATAGCTGAAATTGGTGAAGGCTCCCCAGTACTTGGTATATCTGGCCATATGGATGTTGTAGCTGAAGGCGATCATGATGAATGGACGTACGATCCTTTTACACTTACAGAAGCGGACGGTTACTTATATGGACGTGGCGCTGGAGATATGAAATCTGGACTTGTCGCTTTAGCCATAGCAATGATTGAAATTCATGAAAGTGGTGCTTTAAAAAAGGGTAAAATTAAATTTATGGCTACAACTGGTGAAGAAATGGAACAACTTGGTTCGAGACAGTTATATGAAAATGGAGAAATGGACGACGTTAATGCCCTTGTTATTGCAGAACCGTCAGAAAAGATGTTAGTGTATGCGCATAAAGGATCTATGGATTTCCGTATCACGTCTAAAGGTCGCGCTGCACACAGCTCGATGCCAGTGATTGGTCAAAATGCGATTAAACCATTGATGCAATTTGTTCAACATATAGATGATGAATTTGAAAAAATTTCGAAAGCGTTGAACTGTGAACGTTTAAATTTCGAAACATTTTTGGATTACATTAAACCGATGTTATCTGAA
The sequence above is a segment of the Staphylococcus hyicus genome. Coding sequences within it:
- a CDS encoding ArgE/DapE family deacylase, coding for MGVFTNEEKVQILKDVVGFKTVNDNELDVCHYFKDLFQKHGIAARIDMVAGRRANLIAEIGEGSPVLGISGHMDVVAEGDHDEWTYDPFTLTEADGYLYGRGAGDMKSGLVALAIAMIEIHESGALKKGKIKFMATTGEEMEQLGSRQLYENGEMDDVNALVIAEPSEKMLVYAHKGSMDFRITSKGRAAHSSMPVIGQNAIKPLMQFVQHIDDEFEKISKALNCERLNFETFLDYIKPMLSENMDMDDVSRVLYGLVITNTIFNGGTQVNSVPGQATAEFNVRTVPEYDNEQVKALFNHYLELMNQQGANLEQDVYLDLDPVITTGDNALVRLGVETAKQHFEHDIIVSPTVGVTDASNLLRGKDEHFSFMMFGPGERAHQVDERVKKTSYLKFIDYYVALFTTYLSK